One Arthrobacter sp. StoSoilB20 DNA segment encodes these proteins:
- a CDS encoding rhodanese-related sulfurtransferase, which translates to MALNRIVLFYGFTPIADPDAVRLWQRALCEKLGLTGRILISKDGINATVGGELNNMKQYVKTTREYKGFHGIDFKWSEGGAADFPRLSVKVRDEIVSFGAPGELRVDDQGVVGGGKHLQPEELHALVDAKKSSGEDVVFFDGRNAFEAQIGKFKDAIVPDVDTTHDFIKELDSGKYDDLKDKPVVTYCTGGIRCEVLSSLMVNRGFKEVYQLDGGIVRYGETFKDKGLWEGSLYVFDKRMHVEFSEDAKTIGECVRCSAPTNKFENCSNLSCRTLTLYCAECASSPETLRCPGGCEAA; encoded by the coding sequence GTGGCTTTGAACCGAATTGTGCTCTTCTATGGCTTTACCCCGATCGCCGACCCCGACGCCGTGCGTCTATGGCAGCGTGCCCTCTGCGAGAAACTTGGGCTCACCGGCCGGATCCTCATCTCGAAGGACGGCATCAACGCCACGGTGGGCGGCGAACTGAACAACATGAAGCAGTACGTGAAGACCACACGCGAATATAAGGGCTTCCACGGGATCGACTTCAAGTGGTCGGAGGGAGGCGCCGCAGATTTCCCGCGCCTCAGCGTCAAGGTCCGCGATGAAATCGTGTCGTTCGGTGCTCCCGGGGAACTCAGGGTTGATGACCAGGGCGTGGTGGGCGGCGGCAAACACCTGCAGCCGGAGGAACTCCACGCGTTGGTGGATGCGAAGAAGTCCAGCGGCGAGGACGTGGTGTTCTTTGATGGCCGCAACGCGTTCGAGGCACAGATCGGCAAGTTCAAGGATGCGATCGTTCCGGACGTGGACACCACGCATGACTTCATCAAGGAACTCGACTCGGGCAAGTACGACGACCTCAAGGATAAGCCCGTTGTTACCTATTGCACTGGCGGAATCCGCTGCGAGGTCTTGTCCAGCCTGATGGTCAACAGGGGCTTCAAAGAGGTGTACCAGCTCGATGGCGGGATTGTCCGCTACGGCGAAACGTTCAAGGACAAGGGCCTCTGGGAAGGTTCCCTGTACGTCTTTGACAAGCGCATGCACGTTGAGTTCAGCGAGGACGCCAAGACCATCGGTGAATGCGTGCGCTGCTCCGCTCCCACCAACAAGTTCGAGAACTGCTCCAACCTCAGCTGCCGGACCTTGACCCTTTACTGTGCCGAGTGTGCTTCAAGCCCGGAAACGCTGCGCTGCCCCGGAGGCTGCGAAGCAGCGTAA
- a CDS encoding GNAT family N-acetyltransferase: protein MSPDALVEDIAHLLEVWVAGWSGCRGYESRQEGRFPAALRADKTGDWEYFAHDPSDEEFTALAAKTAEAPTRILTVLTNDVQRYKYLAEQHGLTVTSASQTMMIVDMETQDAEDPWLPDDDLELATSESNGVHYAVVHSGEQVAASGRVFVVDGTAVFDKIVTEPDFQRRGLGSFIMKALAAQAFSHDVENGLLLASLDGQKLYSHLGWEVVGHVLMMSASGTEGSDLSGL from the coding sequence ATGAGTCCAGACGCCTTGGTTGAAGACATTGCGCACCTCTTGGAAGTCTGGGTAGCCGGCTGGTCCGGCTGCCGGGGCTACGAGTCACGCCAGGAAGGCCGCTTCCCTGCCGCACTTCGCGCCGACAAGACCGGTGACTGGGAGTATTTTGCCCATGATCCCTCGGACGAAGAGTTCACCGCCCTGGCGGCTAAAACCGCAGAAGCTCCCACCCGGATCCTGACGGTCCTTACCAACGACGTCCAACGCTACAAGTACCTCGCGGAACAGCACGGGCTGACCGTGACCTCCGCATCGCAAACCATGATGATCGTGGACATGGAAACCCAGGATGCCGAGGATCCCTGGCTCCCGGACGATGACCTGGAACTGGCTACCTCCGAATCCAACGGGGTCCACTACGCGGTGGTCCATTCCGGCGAGCAGGTAGCTGCGAGCGGACGGGTCTTCGTGGTGGACGGGACCGCCGTCTTCGACAAAATCGTCACCGAACCGGACTTCCAACGGCGTGGGTTGGGCAGCTTCATCATGAAGGCCCTGGCCGCCCAAGCTTTTTCCCACGATGTCGAGAACGGGCTGCTGCTGGCATCCCTGGACGGTCAGAAACTGTACTCCCACCTCGGCTGGGAAGTGGTGGGGCACGTGCTCATGATGTCCGCCAGCGGCACCGAAGGATCTGATCTCTCGGGGCTGTAA
- a CDS encoding DEAD/DEAH box helicase, producing MAAPQSLISLLGRTPDPEQLRHVHTIPARKAVNEPWPGWAHPDVVDAYQSLGIQEPYRHQIQAAELAHSGQHVVIATGTASGKSLAYQLPALDAIHRSELRVLSDPGKIHDDGAVTLYLSPTKALAADQLAAIRALKLPTVRAETYDGDTDVASRRWIRDHANFILANPDMLHFGILPNHTWWAKFFRRLRYVIVDEAHSYRGVFGSHVANLMRRLRRICAYYGAGNTFPEPVFIAASATASDPGVSFGRLIGAPVREVSEDCSPHGSTTVAFWEPALTDVKGENGAKQRRTAVAETADILANLVSSRVRTIAFIKSRRGAESIASITKRLLDEVDPSLPGRVAAYRSGYLPEERRALEQALRSGQLLGVSSTSALELGIDISGLDAVLVAGWPGTRASLFQQIGRAGRAGQDAIAAFVASDDPLDTYLVNHPEAIFDVSVEATVFDPGNPYVLGPHLCAAAAELPIGPAELDLFGPTSEGLLDRLVVQGYLRKRPAGWFWTHPESAAGMVNLRADGGGPVSIVDAETGSLLGTMDSPQTHYQAHTGAIYVHQGESYLVEDLNEADHCVMVRRVNPDFYTTARDVTQIEVLETSRSVQWGDITVHFGDVKVTTQVVSFQRKALISNEILGEEPLELGARDLFTKAVWFVVDNRSLHGAGLVEAEFPGALHAAEHAAIGLLPLVASSDRWDIGGVSTALHADTGVPTIFVYDGHPGGAGFAERGFEKAKIWLTATKEAIQACECEAGCPSCVQSPKCGNKNNPLDKAAAITLLGVLLKDAI from the coding sequence GTGGCTGCACCTCAATCATTGATCTCCTTGCTGGGCCGGACGCCGGACCCGGAGCAGTTGCGCCATGTCCACACCATCCCTGCGCGGAAGGCCGTTAACGAGCCCTGGCCGGGCTGGGCTCACCCCGACGTCGTGGACGCCTACCAGTCCCTGGGTATCCAGGAACCGTACCGGCACCAGATCCAGGCAGCCGAGCTCGCCCATTCCGGACAACACGTAGTGATCGCCACTGGTACGGCATCCGGCAAGTCTCTGGCCTACCAGCTTCCTGCCCTGGACGCGATTCACCGTTCCGAGCTGCGGGTCCTCTCCGATCCCGGAAAGATCCACGACGACGGTGCGGTCACCCTCTACCTGTCCCCTACCAAGGCTCTGGCTGCAGACCAGCTCGCGGCGATCCGTGCGCTGAAGCTTCCCACCGTAAGGGCGGAAACATACGACGGCGACACCGACGTGGCGTCGCGACGTTGGATCCGCGACCATGCCAACTTCATCCTGGCCAACCCGGACATGCTGCACTTTGGAATCCTGCCCAACCACACTTGGTGGGCAAAGTTTTTCCGGCGGCTGCGCTACGTCATTGTGGACGAGGCACACAGCTACCGCGGAGTCTTCGGTTCCCATGTGGCAAACCTGATGCGTCGCCTCCGGCGGATCTGTGCTTACTACGGCGCAGGCAACACGTTCCCAGAGCCGGTGTTCATTGCTGCGTCGGCCACCGCGTCCGATCCCGGTGTTTCCTTTGGCCGGCTCATCGGTGCTCCGGTCAGGGAAGTCTCCGAGGACTGCTCGCCGCACGGTTCCACCACGGTGGCTTTCTGGGAGCCCGCGCTGACCGATGTCAAAGGTGAAAACGGTGCCAAACAGCGGCGGACTGCCGTAGCCGAAACAGCGGACATCCTGGCCAACCTCGTTTCCTCGCGTGTAAGGACCATCGCGTTCATCAAGTCGCGTCGAGGGGCCGAATCCATTGCGTCGATCACCAAGAGGCTCCTCGACGAGGTGGACCCAAGTCTGCCAGGGCGCGTGGCCGCCTATAGATCCGGGTATCTTCCCGAAGAACGTCGTGCTCTGGAGCAGGCTTTGAGGTCCGGCCAGCTGTTGGGTGTTTCCAGCACGTCCGCTTTGGAACTGGGGATCGACATTTCCGGCCTCGATGCGGTGCTGGTGGCTGGGTGGCCGGGCACCCGTGCCTCCCTTTTCCAACAGATTGGCCGGGCCGGCCGGGCGGGGCAGGATGCCATTGCCGCTTTCGTGGCCAGCGACGACCCCTTGGACACCTACCTGGTGAACCATCCCGAGGCCATTTTTGACGTTTCCGTGGAAGCCACCGTCTTTGATCCTGGAAACCCCTACGTCCTGGGACCCCACCTGTGTGCAGCGGCTGCAGAACTGCCGATCGGGCCTGCCGAGCTTGATCTTTTCGGCCCGACCTCCGAGGGACTCCTGGACCGGCTTGTTGTCCAGGGATACCTGCGCAAGCGGCCTGCAGGATGGTTCTGGACCCACCCGGAGAGTGCCGCCGGAATGGTGAATCTCCGGGCGGACGGAGGCGGTCCAGTGAGCATCGTTGACGCCGAAACAGGGTCGCTCCTGGGGACCATGGACTCGCCGCAAACCCACTACCAGGCCCACACGGGTGCCATCTATGTCCACCAGGGCGAAAGCTACCTGGTGGAAGACCTCAATGAGGCTGACCATTGCGTCATGGTCCGCCGGGTGAACCCCGATTTCTACACCACCGCGAGGGACGTGACCCAGATCGAGGTGCTCGAAACGTCGCGCTCGGTCCAGTGGGGCGACATCACCGTGCATTTTGGCGACGTCAAAGTAACTACGCAAGTTGTCTCCTTCCAACGCAAGGCCTTGATTTCCAACGAGATCCTTGGTGAAGAACCCTTGGAGCTGGGCGCCCGGGATCTCTTTACCAAGGCCGTCTGGTTTGTTGTGGATAACCGCTCTCTTCACGGGGCAGGTCTGGTGGAAGCAGAGTTCCCGGGGGCACTTCACGCTGCCGAACACGCTGCCATCGGGCTCCTTCCGTTGGTTGCCTCCAGTGACCGCTGGGACATTGGCGGTGTTTCCACTGCCCTGCACGCCGACACCGGGGTGCCCACGATTTTCGTATACGACGGACATCCTGGTGGTGCCGGATTCGCTGAGCGGGGCTTTGAAAAGGCCAAGATCTGGTTGACGGCAACCAAAGAAGCCATTCAGGCCTGTGAGTGTGAGGCAGGCTGCCCATCCTGCGTCCAGTCCCCTAAATGCGGCAACAAGAACAATCCGCTGGACAAGGCAGCCGCCATCACCCTCCTTGGTGTGTTGTTGAAGGATGCCATCTAG
- a CDS encoding Rv3654c family TadE-like protein: MNQSGVPVHPERGAGTVLALVLGAVVIALLFGVLFLAQAGVLASRAASAADLAALAGADAARGLTSGEPCSVASDVAGRQEATIVSCTVTGGTVVDVATELDHPFGWGVATGRARAGPPP, translated from the coding sequence ATGAATCAGTCGGGAGTTCCTGTGCACCCTGAACGCGGGGCGGGAACGGTCCTCGCGTTGGTGTTGGGCGCGGTAGTGATTGCCCTGCTCTTCGGCGTGCTCTTCCTGGCCCAGGCCGGGGTCTTGGCTTCGAGGGCTGCGTCCGCGGCAGATCTGGCAGCCCTCGCGGGGGCGGACGCCGCCCGGGGCCTCACCTCGGGGGAACCGTGTTCGGTTGCTTCAGACGTTGCGGGGCGGCAGGAAGCCACGATTGTGTCCTGCACAGTGACCGGCGGAACGGTAGTTGACGTTGCCACCGAGCTGGACCACCCTTTCGGCTGGGGAGTTGCCACGGGACGGGCAAGGGCGGGGCCACCTCCCTAA
- a CDS encoding TadE family type IV pilus minor pilin, with protein MTAEFAVALPAVVLLLAFLLAGGAAGITQLRLEEAATAGARASARGETGGTVEGIVTRLAGDTATSTLTESGGWLTVTASSRVGGALGPLIPWTLTASASARAESGRTDSAGTAPGRAESGGSGASNP; from the coding sequence GTGACAGCGGAGTTTGCCGTTGCCTTGCCGGCTGTGGTCTTGCTCTTGGCCTTCCTGTTGGCAGGCGGCGCTGCGGGGATCACGCAACTGCGGTTGGAAGAAGCTGCCACGGCCGGAGCCCGGGCGTCAGCTCGGGGCGAGACCGGCGGAACAGTGGAGGGAATCGTCACACGGCTCGCCGGTGACACCGCCACTTCGACCCTTACTGAAAGCGGTGGATGGCTCACGGTGACAGCGTCATCCCGGGTCGGGGGAGCGCTGGGACCGTTGATCCCCTGGACGTTGACAGCATCGGCTTCCGCCCGTGCAGAGTCAGGCCGCACTGACTCAGCCGGCACTGCACCAGGCCGTGCAGAGTCAGGTGGTTCAGGGGCAAGCAATCCATGA
- a CDS encoding type II secretion system F family protein produces MAALLIVIVLGLAASIWFAGPVRSRARLLVRGEGDSSPTGPASRAPDDGLHDTAMMLELVASMLDAGAGIGRSLELISGCASPPIRKSLRPVVAALAIGADWETAWRAPTEHIPEVVRLKEALAFAALTGAPSASILYAQAARERREQFRAAEKRAAALGVKLVVPLGLCSLPAFICLGIVPVLIAMLPAG; encoded by the coding sequence ATGGCAGCGCTGTTGATAGTTATTGTCCTGGGCCTGGCGGCGTCCATCTGGTTCGCTGGACCGGTCCGTTCCAGGGCTCGATTACTGGTTCGCGGCGAAGGTGACTCGTCGCCGACCGGTCCTGCGAGCCGGGCTCCGGACGATGGCCTCCACGACACCGCCATGATGCTGGAGTTGGTGGCATCAATGCTCGACGCCGGCGCGGGTATTGGGCGGTCACTTGAACTTATTTCCGGATGCGCCTCCCCTCCCATCAGGAAATCGCTCAGGCCAGTGGTGGCCGCCCTTGCCATAGGGGCCGATTGGGAAACGGCGTGGCGGGCACCCACTGAGCACATCCCTGAGGTGGTCCGCCTCAAAGAGGCACTGGCATTTGCAGCGCTGACGGGTGCGCCCTCGGCATCGATCCTCTACGCCCAGGCTGCCAGGGAACGGCGTGAACAGTTCAGGGCTGCGGAGAAGAGAGCCGCAGCCTTGGGTGTGAAACTGGTGGTGCCACTGGGCCTTTGCTCACTGCCCGCGTTCATCTGCCTGGGGATAGTACCCGTCCTGATAGCCATGCTTCCTGCCGGATGA
- a CDS encoding TadA family conjugal transfer-associated ATPase — protein sequence MNRFEATRRRQGRKLDSLLLETVRESVLAGNGPVTPSTVAAAVQASGRLLGTAGALEAAESINAELNGLGPLQQLAQDPAVTDIFVNGPNSVWLDRGQGLERSPVHFETEQQVRSLASRLVSAGGRRLDDGSPCVDVRLNGGYRVHAVLSPISTTGTLLSIRIRRENVFTLAELRESGMFSEQAEWVLKAIISQRLSFLISGATGSGKTTLLSTMLGLSHPSERLVLIEDAAELNPVHPHVVTLESRHGNLEGGGALDLGELVRQALRMRPDRLIVGECRGAEVRELLTALNTGHTGGGGTIHANTAEAVPARLVALGALAGLNAEAVRLQVSSALDVVIHVDRTPAGRKVASIGVLTDTAEGQKVLSALRWDPIGMTCGPAWLALAGRLAPALPAGLDWFRDAGSPDPGSPGPRSGT from the coding sequence ATGAACCGGTTCGAAGCAACACGGCGAAGGCAAGGCCGAAAACTAGATTCCCTGCTCCTTGAGACCGTGCGGGAGTCTGTCCTGGCAGGCAACGGGCCAGTCACTCCGTCCACGGTGGCAGCGGCTGTCCAGGCAAGCGGCAGGTTGCTGGGCACAGCCGGCGCCCTCGAAGCGGCCGAATCCATCAACGCTGAGCTCAACGGGTTGGGACCCCTGCAGCAGTTGGCACAGGATCCGGCCGTGACGGACATCTTCGTCAACGGCCCCAACTCCGTCTGGCTGGACAGAGGGCAAGGGCTGGAACGGTCACCGGTGCACTTCGAGACTGAGCAACAGGTCAGATCCCTGGCGTCCCGTTTGGTCTCAGCCGGTGGCCGTCGTTTGGATGATGGGTCGCCCTGCGTCGATGTCCGGCTCAACGGCGGATACCGGGTGCATGCGGTTCTTTCGCCGATCTCCACCACCGGAACACTTCTCTCCATTCGTATTCGCCGCGAGAATGTCTTCACCCTTGCGGAGTTGAGGGAGAGCGGCATGTTTTCGGAGCAAGCCGAGTGGGTTCTCAAGGCCATCATCAGCCAAAGGCTGAGCTTTCTGATCAGCGGAGCCACAGGCTCGGGAAAGACCACACTGCTGTCCACCATGCTCGGCCTGAGCCACCCGTCCGAGAGGCTGGTCCTGATCGAGGACGCTGCCGAACTCAACCCCGTCCACCCTCATGTGGTAACCCTTGAATCCCGGCACGGAAACCTTGAGGGTGGGGGTGCCCTGGATCTTGGCGAACTGGTCCGCCAAGCACTGCGAATGCGGCCGGACCGGCTGATCGTTGGAGAATGCCGTGGCGCTGAAGTCCGTGAACTGCTGACGGCCCTCAACACCGGGCACACAGGCGGTGGTGGGACCATCCACGCCAACACGGCAGAGGCCGTCCCTGCACGGTTGGTGGCACTGGGTGCGCTGGCGGGGTTGAACGCTGAGGCCGTACGGCTCCAGGTTTCCAGTGCCTTGGACGTCGTCATACATGTGGACCGGACGCCAGCGGGAAGGAAAGTGGCCTCCATAGGGGTACTGACTGATACCGCTGAGGGCCAGAAAGTGCTCTCCGCCCTCCGCTGGGACCCCATCGGGATGACATGCGGGCCCGCCTGGCTGGCCCTTGCCGGCAGGCTTGCCCCGGCGTTGCCCGCGGGGTTGGACTGGTTCCGGGATGCCGGGTCACCAGATCCCGGGTCACCGGGTCCCAGGTCCGGCACATGA
- the ssd gene encoding septum site-determining protein Ssd translates to MSKRERRHRQATNQPLEAEMDGVWVPHDSAGILLVSSDPYLQEEAKRIVAAAGGNLTTAADIVEALQGWESADVVLVGSDVRELPPRRRSPTVLLGKATDGDGLWELAAVLGAERVAVLPEAAAWLAEHLSMSGSPDPGGMVLGIIGGSGGAGATTTAIWLAQAAADYGVSTMLIDGDPWGGGLELAVTAEDVTGLKWPDFAETRGHIDPVQFRDSLPFTGGFAYLSWPGTRDAFHSPDTRAVAAVMDAARRSFELILVDIGRSGEGVRNLAWDCDRLILLARAHLKSAVAAGRILNELPPTDAGLVVRGSSASSVDAGLIAESLGLPLLGVLPDMRGVAAGTELGRILEFGRRKPINRLALSVLELHGAIQ, encoded by the coding sequence ATGAGCAAGCGCGAACGCCGGCACCGGCAAGCCACGAACCAGCCACTGGAAGCGGAAATGGACGGAGTTTGGGTTCCCCATGATTCTGCCGGAATACTGCTCGTCTCCTCGGACCCTTACTTGCAGGAAGAGGCCAAGCGGATTGTGGCAGCCGCGGGTGGAAACCTCACAACCGCTGCTGACATCGTCGAGGCCTTGCAGGGTTGGGAGAGCGCCGACGTCGTTTTGGTGGGCAGCGATGTCCGGGAGTTGCCCCCTCGAAGACGCTCTCCCACAGTGCTGTTGGGGAAGGCAACAGATGGGGACGGGCTGTGGGAGCTGGCGGCTGTCCTCGGGGCTGAACGGGTTGCCGTCCTTCCCGAAGCCGCCGCATGGTTGGCCGAGCACCTCAGCATGTCCGGTTCCCCCGATCCCGGAGGCATGGTCTTGGGGATCATTGGTGGAAGTGGCGGCGCGGGGGCTACCACTACAGCCATCTGGCTGGCGCAAGCGGCTGCGGACTACGGCGTCAGCACCATGCTCATCGACGGCGATCCTTGGGGAGGCGGCCTTGAACTGGCCGTAACGGCAGAGGATGTTACCGGGCTGAAGTGGCCCGACTTCGCTGAGACCCGCGGGCACATTGATCCCGTGCAGTTTCGGGATTCCTTGCCATTCACCGGTGGGTTCGCCTATTTGTCATGGCCCGGCACAAGGGACGCGTTCCACAGCCCGGACACCAGGGCAGTGGCTGCCGTCATGGACGCCGCGCGCCGCAGCTTTGAGCTCATCCTCGTGGACATAGGGCGCAGCGGAGAAGGAGTTCGCAACCTCGCCTGGGACTGCGACCGGTTGATCCTGCTCGCACGGGCGCACCTTAAATCCGCAGTTGCAGCAGGGCGGATCCTCAATGAACTTCCTCCCACGGACGCTGGGCTGGTGGTGCGGGGCAGCAGTGCTTCCTCTGTTGATGCCGGCCTCATCGCGGAGTCCTTGGGATTGCCATTGCTGGGTGTCCTCCCCGATATGAGGGGCGTGGCGGCCGGCACTGAACTCGGCCGCATTCTTGAGTTCGGCCGGCGCAAGCCCATCAACCGCCTGGCCCTGTCCGTGCTGGAACTGCACGGTGCCATTCAATGA
- a CDS encoding bifunctional 3'-5' exonuclease/DNA polymerase: protein MYLLLAAHPEGAAIQRISPTGKPTADARVVTRGELPGVVREFETQRPRWVWHRAMDWYPELLTHGVELERCHDLALCGAILAHSEFTADTDYARHAVKITQDDDSAPPRALQPPPPPADQGALFEDPAPSNPKAGLAELREEFAAQQQAVAQVSSDEQRKQRLQLLLAAESACAIIAVEMQHAGVPWREELHQQILADVLGPRPPQGRRPPALEALCAELRSLLNSPGLNPDSPQDLMRALHRNGIEVKSTRQWELQESKHPAIQPLLAYKKLSRLHTANGWAWLDAWVREGRFHPEYVVGGVVSGRWASRGGGALQIPRNIRGAVHANPGHKLIVADASQLEPRVLVALAQDTKMAEAARDKDLYAGIAAQGFGGDRAKAKIALLGAIYGATTGESGRLMPQLTRTYPRAVGFVEQAARQGEAGRTVTTRLGRSSPPPSLGWLRSQQSTTAEEQRRADNLARSRGRFTRNFVVQGSAAEWAACWLAELRRRLRAMRAEGLPSGELVFFLHDEVMVHAPDEAVEACIQAIEEAAAAAKELMFGRIPVEFPVSIAVVESYDKAK from the coding sequence ATGTATTTGCTGCTCGCCGCCCACCCGGAAGGCGCAGCCATACAAAGAATTTCCCCCACCGGCAAGCCCACGGCGGACGCGCGCGTGGTCACGCGAGGTGAGCTTCCCGGCGTCGTGCGTGAGTTCGAAACCCAGCGGCCCCGCTGGGTGTGGCATCGCGCCATGGACTGGTATCCGGAACTGCTGACCCACGGTGTGGAGCTGGAGCGATGCCATGATCTGGCACTGTGTGGAGCCATCCTGGCGCACTCGGAATTCACGGCGGACACCGACTACGCCCGGCATGCCGTCAAGATCACGCAGGACGATGACTCGGCTCCACCGCGCGCTCTTCAACCACCGCCCCCTCCTGCGGACCAGGGGGCCTTGTTTGAAGATCCTGCCCCGTCCAACCCCAAAGCGGGGCTGGCCGAACTCCGGGAGGAATTCGCAGCCCAACAACAGGCAGTGGCTCAGGTGTCCAGCGATGAGCAGCGGAAGCAACGGCTCCAACTGCTGCTGGCCGCCGAATCAGCCTGCGCCATCATCGCCGTGGAGATGCAACACGCCGGTGTCCCCTGGCGCGAAGAGCTGCATCAGCAGATCCTCGCCGACGTCCTCGGACCCAGGCCGCCCCAAGGACGGAGGCCTCCGGCCCTTGAAGCTCTCTGCGCCGAGCTCCGCAGCCTCCTGAACTCCCCTGGCCTGAACCCGGACTCCCCCCAGGACCTCATGCGAGCCCTCCACCGGAACGGTATAGAGGTCAAGAGCACGCGCCAATGGGAGCTGCAGGAGTCCAAACACCCCGCCATCCAGCCCCTTCTCGCCTACAAGAAACTCTCCCGCCTCCACACGGCCAACGGCTGGGCATGGCTGGACGCATGGGTGCGGGAGGGCAGGTTCCACCCGGAATACGTGGTGGGCGGCGTCGTGTCCGGCCGCTGGGCTTCCCGCGGCGGCGGTGCGCTTCAGATCCCGCGGAACATCCGCGGTGCGGTCCATGCCAATCCCGGCCACAAACTCATCGTCGCTGATGCCTCGCAACTCGAACCGCGCGTGTTGGTGGCGCTTGCCCAGGACACAAAGATGGCCGAGGCCGCCCGCGACAAAGACCTCTACGCGGGCATTGCGGCCCAGGGTTTCGGCGGCGACCGGGCCAAGGCCAAGATTGCACTGCTGGGAGCAATCTACGGCGCCACTACTGGCGAATCGGGCAGGCTCATGCCGCAGCTCACGCGCACCTATCCGCGTGCCGTCGGGTTCGTGGAGCAAGCCGCCCGCCAAGGCGAGGCCGGCAGGACCGTCACCACGAGGCTGGGCCGAAGCAGCCCGCCGCCGTCGTTGGGCTGGTTGCGCAGCCAGCAGTCCACCACTGCCGAAGAACAGCGTCGCGCGGACAACCTGGCCCGCTCCCGGGGCCGCTTCACCCGCAACTTCGTAGTCCAGGGTTCGGCTGCGGAATGGGCGGCCTGCTGGCTCGCTGAATTACGACGGCGGCTGCGGGCCATGCGCGCCGAAGGCTTGCCTTCCGGGGAGCTCGTCTTCTTCCTGCACGACGAAGTGATGGTTCACGCCCCGGACGAGGCGGTGGAAGCCTGTATCCAAGCCATCGAGGAAGCAGCCGCCGCGGCCAAGGAGCTCATGTTCGGACGAATCCCGGTCGAATTCCCGGTGAGCATCGCCGTCGTCGAGTCCTATGACAAGGCGAAGTAG
- a CDS encoding DUF1508 domain-containing protein: protein MAGRFEILKDSDETYRFRLTAADGTVVAESPTYGHLDGVIAGIKAVRENAATGLIVDRSTAARKAA from the coding sequence ATGGCCGGCAGGTTCGAAATTCTCAAAGACAGCGACGAGACGTACAGGTTCCGCCTCACCGCGGCCGACGGCACGGTTGTGGCCGAATCGCCCACGTACGGACACCTTGACGGTGTCATTGCAGGCATCAAGGCCGTGCGGGAGAACGCCGCGACAGGGCTGATAGTGGACCGTTCGACGGCGGCGCGCAAGGCCGCCTGA
- a CDS encoding CoA pyrophosphatase: MTALEELSALVTRFEAGEQQHSALWEKLPVIPETNRPAAVLMLFGVLDDVPAESDRPIAPADLDVLLLERAHTLDDHPGQVAFPGGMVDPEDESVVAAALREAVEETGLDASGVRVLGVIPELGLIRSNFRVTPVLGWWDKPSPVRVVDFAESAQVFRVPVRDLLDPDNRVTATITRFGRTYTSPGFTVNGVLVWGFTGMILSGLFDELDWTVPWDTEKLRDVDL, from the coding sequence GTGACCGCGCTTGAAGAACTCTCGGCGCTGGTGACCCGGTTCGAGGCCGGCGAACAGCAGCACTCTGCTCTGTGGGAGAAGCTCCCCGTCATCCCCGAAACAAACAGGCCTGCCGCGGTGCTCATGCTCTTCGGCGTGCTTGATGACGTACCCGCAGAGTCCGACCGCCCCATAGCCCCGGCGGACCTTGATGTCCTCTTGTTGGAGCGCGCACACACCCTCGATGACCACCCAGGCCAAGTAGCCTTCCCAGGCGGCATGGTGGACCCGGAGGATGAGTCGGTGGTGGCTGCGGCATTGCGGGAAGCCGTCGAGGAAACCGGGCTCGACGCCAGCGGTGTCCGTGTGCTCGGCGTTATTCCCGAGCTCGGACTGATCCGCAGCAATTTCCGGGTGACTCCCGTGCTGGGCTGGTGGGACAAGCCATCGCCGGTACGCGTAGTGGACTTCGCTGAGTCCGCGCAAGTGTTCAGGGTGCCGGTGCGCGACCTCCTGGATCCAGACAACCGCGTCACCGCCACCATCACCCGCTTCGGCCGCACCTACACCAGTCCTGGTTTCACTGTGAACGGAGTGCTGGTGTGGGGCTTTACCGGGATGATCCTGAGCGGACTTTTCGACGAACTGGACTGGACCGTCCCCTGGGACACGGAGAAGCTGCGCGACGTCGACCTCTAG